Genomic segment of Streptomyces roseifaciens:
TGCTGGGCACGGTGCCGCCGGTGAAGGAGATGACGGCACTGGCCCACCGTTACGGCGCCAAGGTGCTCGTGGACGGCGCCCAGGCCGTCGCCCACTTCCCCGTGGACGTCCAGGACCTGGACAGCGACTTCTACGTCTTCTCCGGGCACAAGCTCTACGCCCCCACGGGCATCGGGGCGATGTACGCCAAGCCGGAGATCCTGGCCGCCATGCCGCCGTGGCAGGGCGGCGGCAACATGATCGACCAGGTGGAGTTCGGCCGCGTCACCTACGCCCCCGTGCCGCACTGCTTCGAGGCCGGCACCGGGCACATCTCCGGCGTCGTCGGACTCAAGGCAGCCATCGACTGGCTGACCTCCTTCGGCCGCGACGCGGTCGCCGCGTACGAGACCGCGCTGCTCGGCCACGCCCAGCAGGCCCTCGCCGCGGTACCGGGCCTCACCGTCCTGGGCAGCGCGCCCGAGAAGATCGCGGTGCTGACCTTCACGCTCGCGGGCCGGGACCCGATGGAGGTGGCCCGCAGGCTGGACCGGGACGGCATCGCCGTCCGCGCCGGCCACCACTGTGCCCAGCCCTCGCTGCGCCACTACGGGCTGGAGACCGCGACCCGGGCCTCGCTGGCCCTGTACAACACCGCCGAGGAGGTGGACCAGCTGGCCGCCGCGCTCATGCAGATCCAGGCGCAGCCCGCCATCTGATCCGCACTCACATATCCCGAACCGCCGTACAGTCGCCCCGGTGCACCGCGCGCCGGGGCACGCTGTCGTCCCGGGCTTGCGGCATCCGGGGTGTCGCGCCGAACCGATGCGCGGCACAACTACGAGATTCCGCGGTATTTCCGGTGGCACAGGGAACCATCAGCTACGGAAGACAATCTCGTACGTCAGAGACGCACGAGTGTGCGTACGACCCGGAAGCAGGGGGCGGTACATGTCACGAAGAGTCGCGCAGCGGCGGTTGTCGGCGGTGCGGGGCGCCATGGGATCGGTGGCCGCGCTCGCGGCCGGGCTGATCCTCGTCGCGGGGACGCCCGGGACGGCCGCGGCCATACCGGCCGCAGGCAGCACGCAGACGGCACCGAGCTGCGGCAGCGACCAGGAGGCGCACCGGCCGTCCGCCGCCGAGGCCGCTGCGGCCGGCGCCGCCACGGCGGAGCCGCCGGCGGCCGCGGTCGGCACCGCTGCGGAGAAGATCTCCTTCGGCATGCCCTCCCAGCTGCCCATCGGCATGTGGTCGCGCGCCGGCGTCACGCTGCGCACGCCCGTCTCCAAGGGCACCGTCCGGCTCGACGTCCGCAGCCGCGGCTTCGGCACCGACTCCCTCGTGGTCCAGCGCTACGTGCCGAAGACCCACAGCTGGACGGACCTGAAGACCCGTCCGTCCGGCTCGGGCACGCACGGCGTCCTCACCTTCCCCCTCACCGCCGACGCGAGCGCGTCCCGCCCGCACAGCGTGGCCCTGCGCATCCAGGACCTCGACCGTCCGGGCACCGTCACCGTCACGGCCTCCGTCGAGAACGGCAAGGGCCGCACCTACCGCGCCCCGGCCCGCACCGCCACGGCCACCCGGCCGGACGTCTCGGCCGGCGGCTGGAAGAGCGGCACCGCGCTGAGCCGCGGCGGCGCGGCGAGCGCGCCCTTCGCCCTCACGGTGAAGAACACCACCGACCGCCCCTACCCCTCCCTGTACGCCTCCTACTTCGCCTACGGCGCCGGCACCGGCCACGCCCTGGCCCCCAAGGACCTCGTCCTGCAGCAGTACCGGCCCGGCCACGGCTGGGAGCGCGTGCAGCTCGTCGCCGGCGGCTGCGACCCCGGCATGAGCGCGGCGCTGCTGCCGGTCACCAAGGGCCCGCTGGCGCCGGGCGCCACCGCCACCTACCGGCTGCGGGTCGCCGTCGCCGGGTCCGCCCCGCGCGACGTGACCAAGGTCGACGCGGGCCTGACGGTGGGCAACGGCGACCTGTCCTTCTTCCACCAGGACCTGCCCTTCACGGTCCGGGCGGGCAAGACGTCGGGCAAGTAGCGCACCTGTGCAGTGACACCGCGGGCCGGCCCTTCCGGAAGGGCCGGCCCGTCGGCTTCGCCGGGGACCGCCGGCCGCGTCAGGACGGGCCCGGGTCCCCGTCCTCCGTCCGGTCGAACGCCGCCCAGCGGGCGAGCGCGAACTTCCCGCCCTCCCGGCGCACTTCGGCGGCCCCGTGACCCGGAAAGTGCGCAGGGAACACCAGGGCCCGCGTGTCGGCGGCCTCCTCCAGGAACCGCCGGCGCGAGCGGGTGGCCTGCGCCTGGTCCTCGCTCAGGCACGTGTCGCATTCGGGCTCCGCTATCTGCAGCGGGCTGTGCACCAGGTCGCCGATGAACAGGGCGCGCTCAGTGCCCGACTCCAGCCGCACCACGGATGAGCCCGGAGTGTGCCCGGGAGCGGCCTCCAGGCTCAGCCCCGCGTCGATGCGGTGGCCGTCGCCCTCCCAGAGCACCATCTGCCCGGCCCGGTGCACCGGGAGCACACTGTCCTCGAACACCTCGGCGACGCCCTCGGCGAGGCTCAGGTCCCCGAGGACGCCCCGGGGGGTGTGCGGGCCGTCCGGGTTCCAGTAGTCGAAGTCCGCCCTGGCGACGAGATACGTCGCGTTCGGGAACGTCGGCACCCACACGCCGTCCTGTAACCGGGTGTTCCAGCCGATGTGGTCCGAGTGCAGATGCGTGTTCACGACGACGTCCACGTCCTCGGGACGGACCCCGGCGGCGGCCAGCCGCTCCAGGTAGCCGGTCTTCAGGTGCGACCAGTCCGGCATGTGCGGCCGGTCCTTGTCGTTGCCCAGCCCGGTGTCCACGAGCACCGTACGGCCCTCGCTGCGCAGCACCCACGTCTGCACGTTGCACACCAGCTGGTCGGTGGCCGGCCGCCAGAAGTCCGGCGCCAGCCACGACTCGTTCTCCTTCCACATCCGCGGAGTGCTGGAAGGAAAGATGGCGGGAACGGGCGCGACCGGCGAGTGCCATTCCACGATGCGGGTGATGTCCACTCCGCCCAAGGTGATCGTCTGCATGCCATCGACGCTATGCACCACAGGCGGAACCGCCAAGAGGCAGATGGCACCGTTGTGTTGAGCAGCCTCACTGCTCCCGCCGCACCGCGAGGAGCGCCGCGTCGTCCGACAGCTCGCCGCCCGCGTAGGCCAGCAGATCCGCGACGACGCGGTCCAGCAGCGCCGCCGGGGCCGACTCCGGCATGCCGGCCAGGCGCTCCGCCAGCGGATAGAAGCGGCCCGCCGCGTCCCGCGCCTCCGTCACCCCGTCGGTGTACAGCAGCAGCAGGTCGCCCCGCTCGAACACGAATGCCTGCCCGCGGTACGCGTCGTCCACCATGCCCAGCAGCGCCAGCGGCGGCTGGGGGACCGGCGCCGGCACCTCCCTGACCCGGCCCGCCCGGCACAGCAGCGGCGGCAGATGGCCGCAGTTCACCAGCTCCGCCCGGCCCGGCTCGGCCACCTGGACCAGCACCGCGGTCACGAACTCCTCGCCGGGCCGCCGCCGGCACATCGCGGCGTCCAGGCGCCCCGCCACGGCCGTGAGGGAGGGCTCGACCTGCGCGGCCTCCCGGAACGTCCCCAGCACGGCCGCCGCCGTGTCGATCGCGGACAGCCCCTTGCCGCGCACGTCCCCCAGCAGCAGCCGCGTCCCGAACGGCGTCGCCAGCGTCTCGTACAGGTCGCCGCCCACGCGCGCCTCCGCGGCGGCGGCCAGATAGCGCACCGCCACCCGCAGCCCGTCCATCCGCTCGGGCGGCGGCCGCAGCAGCGTCTGCTGCGCGGCCTCCGCCACCGACCGCGACTGCAGCAGCTCCCGCTCCCGCGTGGCCACCAGCAGTACGTTCGCGGTGCTGACGCACGTGATGGCCAGCACCGTGAAGCCCGACGTCAGGTGGACGAGCATCGGCACCTCGTCGTCGGCGAACGCCAGCGGGGCGACCAGGACGAGCGCGCCCAGGCCGACCAGCATCGGCACCCGCGCCCTCCGGGAGCCGATGCTGGCGAGCACCGGCGCGGTGGCCAGGACGGGGGACACCGTCCACCGCGGGTCCGACGCGAGGTCCATCACGACGGCCGTGACCAGCAGCATGTACGCCGCCACGACGAGGAGGCGCGCGCGATGCGGCAGGCGCGGCGCCTGGGGCTGACCGTCCGGGCCGGTGACGTGCGTCATGATTGATTTCCACCATAGGCACACCCGCCCCGGCCGCAACCCGTCCCGCCCCGCCGTCAGCGCTCCCCGGGGCCGCTCCCCGGTGTGAAGTGCCAGTACGTCTGCGCCCGCGGCCGCCAGTGCCGCGCCAAGGGGTCGCGCACCCTCCGCCGGCACCAGCCCCACGGGGTGACCGCCAGGTAGTACACCGCGGTCAGCAGCACCGTCCGCACGGCGTCGCACCTCCTTCCCCGGCAGTCAGTCCATCGGGATTTCGCCACGCCAGTCCCGCTCCTCCTGCCACGGCGGCTGCTCCTCCTTGCGCAGCAGGAAGCCGCCCAGTGCCAGCAGATCGATGTTGGTCCGCATGAAACACGCGTAGGCCTCCCGCGGCGTACGGACGATCGGCTCGCCGCGCACGTTGAACGACGTGTTCACCAGCACCGGGCAGCCGGTGCGCTCCTTGAACGCCAGCAGCACCCGGCGCAGCCGCGGGTGGCGCCCGTCCACGGTCTGCACCCGCGCCGAGCCGTCCACATGGGTCACCGCCGGGACGGTCGACCTCGGCACGTGCAGCAGATCCAGGCCGCGCACCCCCTCCGGCACCTCGGCGGCCAGCCGCTGCGCGGCCGCCACCCGGCCCACGATCAGCATGTACGGGCTCTCCTGGCGCAGGTCGAACCAGTCCTTCGCGTCCTCGGCCAGCACGGCGGGCGCGAACGGCCGGAACGACTCGCGGAACTTCGTCCGCAGGTTGAGCGCCGACTGCATGCCCGGGTCGCGCGGGTCGGCGAGGATCGAGCGCGAGCCCAGCGCCCGCGGCCCGAACTCCATCCGGCCCTGGAACCAGCCCACGATCGCACCGCCCGCCAGCGCACCGGCCACCTGCTGCGCCACGCCGTCGAAGCCCGGGCGCTCGTACGGGATGCCGTGGGCGTCCAGGTACGCGCCGATCTCGTCGTCCGAATACGCCGGGCCCAGCAGCGCACCCGCCATCGCGTCGTGCCCGGAGCCCAGGTGGGCGCGGGGCGCCCCCCGCTCGTGGGCCTCCGCGAGCGCCGCCCCGAGCGAACCCCCGGCGTCACCGGCCGCGGGCTGCACCCATAGCTCCGTCAGGCCCGCGTCCTCCAGCAGCCTGCCGTTGGCCACGCAGTTGAGCGCGACGCCGCCCGCCAGGCACAGCCGCGGCTCCCCGGTCAGCCGCCGCGCGGTGCGGGCCAGCCGGATCACCACGTCCTCCGTCACCTGCTGCACCGACGCCGCCAGATCGAACTCCCGCTCGGTCAGCGGCCCTTCCGGCCGGCGCCGCGGGCCGCCGAAGAGCTGCTCGAAACCGGGGCCGGTCATCACCTGCCCCCGCAGGAACTCGAACCGGCGCAGGTCCAGCCGGAACGAGCCGTCCGGCTTGACGTCGATCAGCCGCTCCCGGATCAGCGGCGCGAAGCGCGGCTTCCCGTACGGAGCGAGGCCCATCAGCTTGTACTCGCCCGAGTCGACCTTGAAGCCGCAGAAGTAGGTGAACGCCGAGTACAGCAGCCCCAGCGAGTGCGGGAACCGCAGCTCGGCGAGGTGCCGCAGCCGGGTGCCCACGCCCTGCCACACGGTGGTCGTCGCCCACTCGCCGACCCCGTCGACGCACAGCACGGCGGCCGACGGGTAGGGGCTCGCGAAGAACGCCGACGCGGCGTGGGACTCGTGATGGCGCCGCGCCACGACCTCCGGCACCGCCCGGCCCTGCGGCCCGGCGAGGTGATCGCGCACCGCCCGCGTGGCGCGCCGCTTCCAGCCGAGCCACGCCGGCATCCCGTCCAGGAACGACGGGAGGCCGTACGGCGCCGCCCCCGCGTACGTCGCGAGCACCCGCCGGAACTTCAGCGCCGGATCCTCGTAGTAGGCGACCGCAGAGACGTCACCGAGCTCCGCCCCGGCCTCCCGCAGGCAGTAGCCGACCGCCTCGTGCGGGAAGGACGGGTCGTGCCGCCTGCGGCTGAACCGCTCCTCCTGAGCGGCCGCGACCGGAACGCCGTCGGCGACCAGCGCGGCCGCACTGTCGTGATAGAAGGCCGACAGGCCGAGAACCAGCTGCGTCACGCGGCGCCCCCGGATCAGAACATGGGATAGATGGACGCGTCGTCCGCCGGCTGCGGCTTCAGCGCCCGCTTGCGGCGCAGCAGCCGCGCCAGGATCCTGCGGAGCAGTGCCATGCTGTCCCTCCCCTCAGGACGATGTGCCGAGGCGCTCGGCGAGGACGCGGGCGACCGCGTCGTACCCGGCGTCGACGCAGTGCACCCGGTCCACGAACAGCCAGTCCGCAGGCGCCGTCGCCGCCCCGAGGGCCTCGTTCATGTCGAGGAACGGCACCCCCAGCCCCGCACAGCCCTCGCGCAGGGCCGCCGCGTAGGCGCGGCCGACGTCCATCGAGGCGATGTCGTTGTGCAGCCGGCGCCAGTTGGAGACGTCGTCCAGCTCGTCGAACAGCGCCTTCTCCTGGGCCGCGGGCTCCTCCCGCACCCAGGGCGCGAGCGGCTGCAGGACGAACGTCAGCCGCGCCCCCAGCGCCCCGGTCAGCAGCTTCCACCCGCCGAGGTGGCGGACCGTCAGCCCGGCGGCGTGCGCGATCCGCTCGGCCGGGCCCGGCACCGCGGACGCGTCCGGCGCGGGCCCGCACTCGAAGAAGGCGCCGTGCCGGCCGTGCTGCGCCGCGGGCAGGCGGCTGAGCACGAGGTTGTTGACGCCGGAGAAGACGACGATCTCCGCCACCTCGGGCAGCAGGTGCTGGAAGAGCGTCAGCAGCATCAGCTCCTGCGCCGAATTCAGGCTCTGGCCCGAGAAGTTGAGCCACGGCAGCCCCGGGGCGTGGTGGCTGCCCAGCCGCGAGGAGACGGTCGCGTGGTCCCCGCTCGCCCCCACGCCGAAGACCGCCGAGCTGCCGGCCAGCAGCCGGACGGGGCCCGGCGGGCGGCCGTCGGCCACCGTCGCCGGCCCGCCCGCCGTGTGGGTGACCCGGAATCCGCAGGAGTCGGTGGAGTACACCGGGGTCCGCTCGTTTCCGTACTGGAAGAAGCCGATGTAGGGCTGGTCCTCCAGGACGAAGGTGTAGTGCTCCATGTGGGGGACGAGTTCGGCGCGCGGGGACTTCATGGGGCAGGGCTCTCCTCGGGTGTCCGGGCGGCGGGCGGCAGGTGGCAGGTGGCGGGGCCGCGGTGTCAGTGGGCGGCGGGCGGCAGGTCGTAGAGCGCGCCGGGCCGGTCCTCGCGGATCAGGTCGGCGTTGACGGCCATGGCGGCGAGGCCGCCGCTGGCCGCGGCCATGGCCGCCTGCTGCATGTTCTTGCCCAGGTCACCGGCCACGTACAGACGGGGGAGCGAGGTCCGGCCGCGCTCGTCGGTCTGCACCGAGGTGAGGTCGGCGGCCTGCAGCCAGGGGCGCAGCGGCTCCACGCGCGGCTCGGTGTCCATGTGCAGGAACAGGGCCGTGAAGGACAGCGAGCGCCCGCCGGCCAGTTCGACGGCCACCCCGTCGGGGTGGGCCGAGACGCCGACGACCTCGTCGGGCACGGTGTCCACCCCGGAGGCGGCCAGGAATCCGCGCTCCTCCTCGGGCAGCTCACGCCGGTCCGACAGGTAGGTGAGCGAGGACGTCCAGGCGGTCAGGGTCGCGGCGAGGCACTCGCCGGGCACCGCACCGCCGTACACGCCGAAGGAGCCGTCGCGCACCTCGTAGGCGTGGCAGTACGGGCACTCGAAGACGCCCTTGCCCCACAGCGCGGCGAGCCCCGGCACGTCGGGCAGCTTCGAGCGCACGCCGGCCGCGTAGAGCACCGTGCGGCTCGTGAGCGCCCCGGCCTCCTTGGCCGTCGTCACCAGGCGGTCGCCCTCGGGCGCCACGGTGATCACCTCGTCGTCGAGGAACTCCACGCCGTAGCGGGAGATTTCGGCGCGGGCGCGGGCACGGAAGTCCGCGATGGTCACCCCGTCGTTGGTGAGCATGTTGTGCATGACGCCGGCCGCCATGTTCCGGGCGTCGCCGGAGTCGACGAGTGCGACGCGCCTGCGCGACCTGCCCAGGTACAGCGCCGCGTTGAGGCCCGCCGGGCCGCCGCCGACGATCACGGTGTCATACGCTTCCGCGGTCATGCTCTCCTCTTTCGGTGTCGGTGTGCTGCTGCTGGTCTCGATGCGGTATGCGGGAGGACTCCGGCTGTTCGCCGGTGAGCATGTCCTGGCGCAGCGGCGCGAGCAGGGCCACGGATCCCAGGATCAGGACGGCCCCGGACGAGACGAAGACGGTGGTGACGGACGTGGTGCGGGCGAGCAGGCCGCCGAGGGCCGCTCCGATCGGCATCGTTCCCCACGAGCACAGCCGTGACACGCTCATCACGCGGCCCTGCAGTTCCGGCGGCGCGAACCGCTGGCGCAGCGACAGGACCGGGATGTTCCAGCTCATCATGAAGATGCCGTTGCAGAAGATCGCGACCCCCGCGAGGACCGTGTTCCCGGCCAGGCCCAGGCCGACGTAGGCCGCGCCCGACAGGATCAGCGACCACTGCGCCAGGACGAGCGTGGGCAGCCGCCGCGCCAGCCGGGGCGCGAGCCACGTCCCGGCGATCGAGCCGACGGAGCCGACGGTCAGCAGCAGGCCGTAGCCGGTGGCGTGCAGGTGCAGGGTGCGGTAGGCGAGCAGCACCAGCATCGAGAACGTCGCGGAGTACACCAGGCCGTAGAGAGCGCTGGCGGCCAGCGTGCGGGTGAGCGCCGCCCGCGTGAGCACGAAGGCGACCCCCGTGCGCACGTCCTGCCACAGGGAGCGGGCCGCGGACGTGCCGGGCGGGGGCGTCGTGCGCGGGGCCGCCTTGACGCCGGCCAGGCCCAGCAGCAGGACGGCGGCGAGCCCGTAGAGCGCCCCGCCCGTCGCCAGCGCCAGGGTCGCGCCGACCCCGACCAGGAGACCGGCCAGCGGCGGACCCGCCATCTCGTTGAGGATGACCTGCGGGGCGAACAGCCGGCCGTTGGCGTGCTCCAGGTGCTCCGACTCCACGATGTCGGGCAGCATCGCGGGCGCCGCGGTCTCCGCCAGGGTCTCGGCGATCCCGAGGACGAAGGACAGCACGTACAGCACGGCCAGCGACGTGCCCGCCGCGAACGCCGCGACGGCCGCCAGCAGCGCGGCCGCGCGCGTGACGTTGCTGAACAGCAGGATGCGCCGCCGGTCGTGACGGTCCGCCAGGACGCCCGCGGGCAGTGCGAACAGCAGCCACGGCAGCATGTTGACCGCCGTGAGCCCGGCCACCACCATCGGCTGCGGGTGGCTCGCGACCACCAGCAGGGGCAGCAGGGTGCGGGTGACGCCGTCCCCGGCGTTGGACGCCACGGACGACGACCACAGCCAGCGGAAGCGGCTGCCCAGCACGGGCTTGCGGGCCGGTGCCCCGGTCTTGGTCAAGGGATCTCACTCCGCGTCCGGCCGTGCCCCGCGGCCCCGCCGCCCGGCGCGGTCACGACCAACTCGTGAGCCCCAGGAGCCGCTCGCCCAGCGGAGTGAGCTCGGCGCGCCCGTAGAGCTCGCGCTCCTTCTTGCGAGGGCTTCCGTGGTGCTCGTGCTCGTGCGGCGGGATCCGGTCCCGCCAGAACCGTACGCGGCTGTCCCGGAGCGCGGCGTCGTCCTCCAGGGCGGGCGCCATGGAGATGTACTGTGCCATACGCACCCGGTCCGCGGAGCGGTTCGGGCGCACTCCGTGCGGCAGCAGGCTGTTGAAGATGATCAGGTCGCCGGGGTCCACCTGCAGCGTCTCGATCTCGTGGCCGGTGATGTCCGGCGTCATCGGGTCGCGGTCCGGCGGCTGTTCCTCCAGCCAGCCGTCCAGCTTCTCGAAGATGCCGGGCACGCACTGGAAGCCGCCGATCTCCTCGTTGCCCTCGCTGACCGAGAGCACGCCCTGGCAGCTGATGGGCAGCGGCCGCCGGGAGGTGTCGACGTCCCAGTGGACGAACCCGCCGAACTCACGGCTGCCGCGGTTGGGCGGGTTGACGTTGGCGAAGTCGATCACGACCCACAGGCCGGTGGCGTCCCAGATGTCGACGAACGCGTCGTACACCCGCTGCGTCTGCCGGTTGTCCCACATGGCCTGGTGGTTGTAGATCTCCACCAGCCCGCTGTGGCCGGGCAGCCGCTGGTTGTCCGTGCGGCCTGCGTACCAGGTGGAGGGGTCCCCGGGGGTCATGTCCTCGAATTCCCACAGGGCCTTCTCCAGCCGCTCCACGTTGCCGGCGGGCACGGCCTGGCGGACGACGACGTAGCCGCGGGTGGTCCAGTGCTCCCAGTCCTCGGGGGACAGCACGCGCAGGGGCAGCTCCTTGCGGATGTCCCTGAGCTGGGTCCTCGCCATGTTCGGTGCTCCTTGTGACTCGTGCTCTGCGGACGGACGGACGGGCAGGCAGGCGGACGGGCGGGCGGGCGTTCACCCGGTCCGTTCAGGTGATGACTGCCCGCTCGTCGGCCAGGACGACGGCGTCGAGCGCCGTGGTGTCCAGCAGCTCCAGCGCATCCCCGAGGTCGTTGAGGATGGGCCGTCCGCCGCCGTTGGCGCTGGTGTTGATGAGGATCGGCAGTCCGGTGCGGCCGGCCAGCGCGTGGCACAGGCGGTGCAGCAGCGGGTGCTCCGCGGCGTGCACGGTCTGCAGCCGCGCGGTTCCGTCGATGTGCCGCACCTCGGCGAGCTGCTCCGCCAGCTCCTCGCGGACGCGCACGGCGAACAGCATCGTGTCGGTGTGGTCGAGCGGGCCGGTGAAGTACGCGTCGGCCACCTCGGCGGGGCACAGCGGGGCCACCGGGCGGAACCACTCGCGGCGCTTGATGGTCTGCGAGACGTGGCGCCGGGCGCCGGTCCAGTGCGGGGAGACGAGCAGCGACCGGTGCCCCAGGGCGCGCGGCCCGGTCTCCATGCCGCCGCCGAGCCAGGCCACGCACTTGCGCCCGGCGAGCAGGGCGGCCACGTGGTCGACGAGG
This window contains:
- a CDS encoding MFS transporter, translating into MTKTGAPARKPVLGSRFRWLWSSSVASNAGDGVTRTLLPLLVVASHPQPMVVAGLTAVNMLPWLLFALPAGVLADRHDRRRILLFSNVTRAAALLAAVAAFAAGTSLAVLYVLSFVLGIAETLAETAAPAMLPDIVESEHLEHANGRLFAPQVILNEMAGPPLAGLLVGVGATLALATGGALYGLAAVLLLGLAGVKAAPRTTPPPGTSAARSLWQDVRTGVAFVLTRAALTRTLAASALYGLVYSATFSMLVLLAYRTLHLHATGYGLLLTVGSVGSIAGTWLAPRLARRLPTLVLAQWSLILSGAAYVGLGLAGNTVLAGVAIFCNGIFMMSWNIPVLSLRQRFAPPELQGRVMSVSRLCSWGTMPIGAALGGLLARTTSVTTVFVSSGAVLILGSVALLAPLRQDMLTGEQPESSRIPHRDQQQHTDTERGEHDRGSV
- a CDS encoding carbamoyltransferase, with amino-acid sequence MTQLVLGLSAFYHDSAAALVADGVPVAAAQEERFSRRRHDPSFPHEAVGYCLREAGAELGDVSAVAYYEDPALKFRRVLATYAGAAPYGLPSFLDGMPAWLGWKRRATRAVRDHLAGPQGRAVPEVVARRHHESHAASAFFASPYPSAAVLCVDGVGEWATTTVWQGVGTRLRHLAELRFPHSLGLLYSAFTYFCGFKVDSGEYKLMGLAPYGKPRFAPLIRERLIDVKPDGSFRLDLRRFEFLRGQVMTGPGFEQLFGGPRRRPEGPLTEREFDLAASVQQVTEDVVIRLARTARRLTGEPRLCLAGGVALNCVANGRLLEDAGLTELWVQPAAGDAGGSLGAALAEAHERGAPRAHLGSGHDAMAGALLGPAYSDDEIGAYLDAHGIPYERPGFDGVAQQVAGALAGGAIVGWFQGRMEFGPRALGSRSILADPRDPGMQSALNLRTKFRESFRPFAPAVLAEDAKDWFDLRQESPYMLIVGRVAAAQRLAAEVPEGVRGLDLLHVPRSTVPAVTHVDGSARVQTVDGRHPRLRRVLLAFKERTGCPVLVNTSFNVRGEPIVRTPREAYACFMRTNIDLLALGGFLLRKEEQPPWQEERDWRGEIPMD
- a CDS encoding NAD(P)/FAD-dependent oxidoreductase — translated: MTAEAYDTVIVGGGPAGLNAALYLGRSRRRVALVDSGDARNMAAGVMHNMLTNDGVTIADFRARARAEISRYGVEFLDDEVITVAPEGDRLVTTAKEAGALTSRTVLYAAGVRSKLPDVPGLAALWGKGVFECPYCHAYEVRDGSFGVYGGAVPGECLAATLTAWTSSLTYLSDRRELPEEERGFLAASGVDTVPDEVVGVSAHPDGVAVELAGGRSLSFTALFLHMDTEPRVEPLRPWLQAADLTSVQTDERGRTSLPRLYVAGDLGKNMQQAAMAAASGGLAAMAVNADLIREDRPGALYDLPPAAH
- a CDS encoding SGNH/GDSL hydrolase family protein — translated: MKSPRAELVPHMEHYTFVLEDQPYIGFFQYGNERTPVYSTDSCGFRVTHTAGGPATVADGRPPGPVRLLAGSSAVFGVGASGDHATVSSRLGSHHAPGLPWLNFSGQSLNSAQELMLLTLFQHLLPEVAEIVVFSGVNNLVLSRLPAAQHGRHGAFFECGPAPDASAVPGPAERIAHAAGLTVRHLGGWKLLTGALGARLTFVLQPLAPWVREEPAAQEKALFDELDDVSNWRRLHNDIASMDVGRAYAAALREGCAGLGVPFLDMNEALGAATAPADWLFVDRVHCVDAGYDAVARVLAERLGTSS
- a CDS encoding MBL fold metallo-hydrolase gives rise to the protein MQTITLGGVDITRIVEWHSPVAPVPAIFPSSTPRMWKENESWLAPDFWRPATDQLVCNVQTWVLRSEGRTVLVDTGLGNDKDRPHMPDWSHLKTGYLERLAAAGVRPEDVDVVVNTHLHSDHIGWNTRLQDGVWVPTFPNATYLVARADFDYWNPDGPHTPRGVLGDLSLAEGVAEVFEDSVLPVHRAGQMVLWEGDGHRIDAGLSLEAAPGHTPGSSVVRLESGTERALFIGDLVHSPLQIAEPECDTCLSEDQAQATRSRRRFLEEAADTRALVFPAHFPGHGAAEVRREGGKFALARWAAFDRTEDGDPGPS
- a CDS encoding PP2C family protein-serine/threonine phosphatase, which gives rise to MTHVTGPDGQPQAPRLPHRARLLVVAAYMLLVTAVVMDLASDPRWTVSPVLATAPVLASIGSRRARVPMLVGLGALVLVAPLAFADDEVPMLVHLTSGFTVLAITCVSTANVLLVATRERELLQSRSVAEAAQQTLLRPPPERMDGLRVAVRYLAAAAEARVGGDLYETLATPFGTRLLLGDVRGKGLSAIDTAAAVLGTFREAAQVEPSLTAVAGRLDAAMCRRRPGEEFVTAVLVQVAEPGRAELVNCGHLPPLLCRAGRVREVPAPVPQPPLALLGMVDDAYRGQAFVFERGDLLLLYTDGVTEARDAAGRFYPLAERLAGMPESAPAALLDRVVADLLAYAGGELSDDAALLAVRREQ
- a CDS encoding phytanoyl-CoA dioxygenase family protein, giving the protein MARTQLRDIRKELPLRVLSPEDWEHWTTRGYVVVRQAVPAGNVERLEKALWEFEDMTPGDPSTWYAGRTDNQRLPGHSGLVEIYNHQAMWDNRQTQRVYDAFVDIWDATGLWVVIDFANVNPPNRGSREFGGFVHWDVDTSRRPLPISCQGVLSVSEGNEEIGGFQCVPGIFEKLDGWLEEQPPDRDPMTPDITGHEIETLQVDPGDLIIFNSLLPHGVRPNRSADRVRMAQYISMAPALEDDAALRDSRVRFWRDRIPPHEHEHHGSPRKKERELYGRAELTPLGERLLGLTSWS